In Rhineura floridana isolate rRhiFlo1 chromosome 1, rRhiFlo1.hap2, whole genome shotgun sequence, the following proteins share a genomic window:
- the STARD4 gene encoding stAR-related lipid transfer protein 4, with amino-acid sequence MVDLPDVASVASKLKNTLIQYYNIEDGEWRITKKTRDTTVWRKPSEEFNGYLYKTQGIVEDVTNRIVDHIRPGPHRLHWDSLMTSMDIVDEFEKNCCIMRYTIAGQLWNIIAPREFVDFSCTTDYEEGLLSCGISLDYGEVRANCVQGFNHPCGWFCFPLKDNPRHSLLIGFIQTDLRGMLPQSAVDTATASTLVTFYSDLRKALKV; translated from the exons ATGGTAGATCTTCCTGATGTAGCTTCTGTGGCTTCAAAGCTGAAAAATACACTCATCCAGTACTACAACATTGAAGATGGTGAATGGAGAATTACTAAGAAAACA AGAGATACAACGGTTTGGCGGAAGCCATCAGAAGAATTCAATGGATACCT CTACAAAACACAAGGAATTGTGGAGGATGTCACCAACAGGATAGTAGATCACATTCGTCCTGGACCCCATCGACTCCATTGGGACAGTTTAATGACCTCAATGGACATTGTGGATGAGTTTGAAAAG AACTGTTGTATTATGCGTTACACCATTGCTGGTCAATTGTGGAACATCATTGCTCCAAGAGAGTTTGTTGATTTCTCCTGCACAACAGACTATGAAGAAGGCCTTCTGTCATGTG gtaTTAGCCTGGACTATGGGGAAGTAAGAGCGAATTGCGTCCAAGGATTTAACCACCCTTGTGGCTGGTTCTGTTTCCCACTCAAGGACAACCCTAGACACAGCCTGTTGATTGGTTTTATCCAGACAGATCTGCGTGGGATGCTCCCCCAGTCTGCAGTGGACACAGCTACAGCTAGTACACTAGTTACTTTTTATTCTGATCTCAGAAAAGCTCTGAAAGTGTAG